In the Arachis stenosperma cultivar V10309 chromosome 8, arast.V10309.gnm1.PFL2, whole genome shotgun sequence genome, AAACTTTAATAAGGATGATTCAAAGAAAAATGTCTCAGACATGTTAGCCATCGCAACACCTGAgcagagatatgcattcaataaaattattatagcTGTGTATTGTGATGAATGGGCTTTTTCTTTGTGTATGGTCATGGAGGTACTAGAAAAACATTTATTTGGAACCTTATGTCTGCTGAGATTCGCTCGATGGGTGATATAGTATTAAACGTTGCTTCGAGTGGTATTGCATCTTTACTTCTTCCCAATGGAAGAATGACACACTCAGGGTTCAAAATACCGCTGAATATAACTGAGGATTCTATATGTAACATCAAACCTGGTTCTCCTCAAGCAATGTTGCTGTTGAAAGCCAAACTTATAATTTGGGATGAGACTCCAATGGTTAGTAAGTACTGCTATGAAGCGCTTGATAAATGCTTGGGTGATATCATGAGGTGTTCTCCAATATATAGCAAAGATTTGCCCTTTGGAGAAAAAGTGGTTGTTCTAGGTGGAGACTTTAGACAAATTCTTTCTATCATTTCACGAGGATCGAGACAAGATATCGTTCATTCAACTGTGAATTCGTCTTACCTTTGGAAGTTTTGTCAGGTGCTCAAACTAACAAAAAACATGAGACTCTCTGTAGGGACGACTGCTTCAGATCAAGATGAGACAGAGCAATTTGGTGAGTGGTTATTGAAAGTTGGTGATGGTCTAATAGGTGACAATATGGATGGTGAATCTGAGATATATCTTCCAGGAGATATTGTTATTCCTTCTTCAGACTAGGCCTTTGATGAGTTGGTTCATTTTTCTTATCCAAATATTTTGGAAAACATGTCCTCAAAGGATTTTTTCAAAGCAAGAACTA is a window encoding:
- the LOC130946118 gene encoding uncharacterized protein LOC130946118 yields the protein MAVNMSYPYAQSLTYAEFSTKFVWKDNSSKWFPRKKGFAIGRFTHVPAELTISNDEIKQLCLMDIDKILHSYGKTLKDYPPMPLATEVDSFLLTERVIREEINFNKDDSKKNVSDIKTFIWNLMSAEIRSMGDIVLNVASSGIASLLLPNGRMTHSGFKIPLNITEDSICNIKPGSPQAMLLLKAKLIIWDETPMVSKYCYEALDKCLGDIMRCSPIYSKDLPFGEKVVVLGGDFRQILSIISRGSRQDIVHSTVNSSYLWKFCQVLKLTKNMRLSVGTTASDQDETEQFGEWLLKVGDGLIGDNMDGESEIYLPGDIVIPSSD